One segment of Alligator mississippiensis isolate rAllMis1 chromosome 13, rAllMis1, whole genome shotgun sequence DNA contains the following:
- the UBE2J2 gene encoding ubiquitin-conjugating enzyme E2 J2, whose amino-acid sequence MVATAPRGPRSRRSPLPRPGAARPAAQRGEMSNNTNKRAPTTATQRLKQDYLRIKKDPVPYICAEPLPSNILEWHYVVRGPEMTPYEGGYYHGKLIFPREFPFKPPSIYMITPNGRFKCNTRLCLSITDFHPDTWNPAWSVSTILTGLLSFMVEKGPTLGSIETSEFTKRQLAAQSLAFNLKDKVFCELFPEVVEEIKQKQKAQEELNNRPPTLPLPDVVPDGEAHYGQNGIPLLNGHVPLAAANHPDLQQANRNHGLLGGALANLFVIVGFAAFAYTVKYVLRSIAQE is encoded by the exons ATGGTAGCGACGGCGCCGAGGGGGCCCCGCAGTCGCCGCTCGCCCCTCCCCAGGCCCGGAGCGGCCCGGCCCGCGGCCCAGCGCGGAGAG ATGAGCAACAATACTAATAAGAGAGCACCAACCACAGCAACGCAGAGACTTAAACAGGACTACCTTCGAATTAAAAAAGATCCAGTGCCTTATATTTGTGCTGAACCTCTCCCATCAAATATCCTTGAATG GCACTATGTTGTACGAGGACCTGAAATGACTCCGTATGAAG GTGGCTATTATCATGGGAAACTAATTTTCCCCAGAGAATTTCCCTTTAAACCTCCTAGTATTTATATGATAACTCCTAATGGAAGGTTTAAGTGTAATACAAG gtTATGTCTTTCAATCACTGATTTCCATCCTGATACATGGAATCCAGCTTGGTCAGTCTCCACAATCTTGACAGGCCTCCTTAGTTTTATGGTGGAAAAGGGCCCCACATTGGGGAGCATAGAAACCTCAGAGTTCACA AAAAGACAACTTGCTGCACAGAGCTTAGCGTTTAATTTAAAAGATAAAGTCTTCTGTGAGCTGTTCCCTGAAGTGGTGGAG gaaatcaaacaaaaacagaaagcaCAAGAAGAGCTCAATAATAGACCTCCAACCCTCCCGCTACCAGATGTTGTCCCCGATGGGGAAGCACACTATGGTCAAAACGGGATACCACTTCTTAATGGGCATGTACCACTGGCAGCTGCCAATCATCCAGATCTCCAACAGGCCAACCGTAACCATGGACTCTTAGGAGGAGCTTTGGCGAACTTGTTTGTTATAGTTGGTTTTGCAGCCTTTGCCTACACAGTCAAGTATGTACTGAGAAGCATAGCGCAAGAATGA